In Prosthecobacter sp., a genomic segment contains:
- the gcvP gene encoding aminomethyl-transferring glycine dehydrogenase — translation MPTNFSRRHIGPSAAEAESMLQTLGFKTLDDLIDKVVPEGIRVREKLNLPPPLSEEKALRRMRQIMSRNKVLRSFIGLGYHDTFTPPVIQRNILENPGWYTAYTPYQAEIAQGRLEALINFQTMIRDLTALDVANASLLDEGTACAEALGLAVAQVAGSSRVFVSDKCHPHSIEVVRTRMDAHGIRVEVGDVLQWKHDGTKGLAAVLVQYPDTQGVIHDYSELATEVHEAGALLVVSADLLALTVLRPPGEFGADICVGNSQRFGVPLGFGGPHAAFMAVKDALKRRLPGRLIGVSKDASGKPAYRLSLQTREQHIRREKATSNICTAQVLLAVMASMYAVYHGPQGLKTIAQRVHGAAAWLAGELLHAGLDVLSDDFFDTISVRVRNADDVLKRALLFGINLRKINDTIVGVALDECVRAEELLNLLTAFGISKPQQPPALDDERPLHCSALHHRSSAYLTHPVFNSYHSETEMMRYLHRLESKDIALNRSMIPLGSCTMKLNAAAEMMPLSWPEVNGLHPFCPHDQSEGYRTMSGDLEAWLAECTGFDAVSLQPNAGSQGEYAGLLAIKRFHASRGEDHRDVCLIPTSAHGTNPASAVMCGFKVVPVLCDDHGNVALGDLKAKLEANKDKVAALMVTYPSTHGVFEESIVEICRLVHDYGGQVYMDGANMNAQVGLTSPGRIGADVCHLNLHKTFCIPHGGGGPGVGPIAVVAHLRPHLPGHHTWAEGRREGAVCSAPWGSASICTISWMYVAMMGPRLTEATKVAILNANYVAKKLEANFPTLYKGTNGLVAHECILDFSHFHKVTVEDVAKRLMDFGYHAPTMSWPVAGTLMIEPTESESKAELDRFCDAMQCIHAEMIGVESSQYHATDNTLKQAPHTAAFVMKSDWPHAYTREAAAFPLPWVQDDKYWPPVSRIDNVYGDRHLICTCVSVEEAAAS, via the coding sequence ATGCCCACGAACTTCTCCCGCCGTCATATTGGTCCCTCAGCCGCCGAGGCTGAGAGCATGCTGCAAACGCTCGGTTTCAAAACACTCGACGATCTCATCGACAAAGTGGTGCCGGAAGGCATCCGCGTCCGTGAGAAGCTGAATCTGCCGCCGCCGTTGAGCGAGGAAAAGGCGTTGCGCCGCATGCGTCAGATCATGAGCCGGAACAAGGTGCTGCGCTCGTTTATTGGCCTCGGTTATCACGACACCTTCACGCCGCCGGTCATTCAGCGGAACATCCTCGAAAATCCCGGCTGGTACACGGCCTACACGCCCTACCAGGCCGAGATTGCGCAAGGCCGGCTGGAGGCGCTGATCAATTTCCAGACGATGATCCGCGATCTGACCGCGCTGGATGTCGCGAACGCATCGCTGCTTGATGAAGGCACCGCCTGCGCCGAGGCGCTGGGCCTTGCCGTGGCTCAAGTCGCCGGCTCATCCCGCGTGTTTGTCTCGGACAAATGCCACCCTCATTCCATCGAAGTCGTGCGCACGCGCATGGATGCGCATGGCATCCGAGTGGAAGTCGGTGACGTGCTCCAATGGAAGCACGACGGCACCAAGGGGCTCGCTGCCGTGCTGGTGCAGTATCCCGACACCCAGGGGGTCATCCATGATTACTCAGAGCTTGCCACCGAGGTGCATGAGGCGGGCGCTTTGCTCGTTGTCAGCGCCGATTTGCTCGCGCTCACCGTGCTGCGCCCGCCGGGTGAATTCGGTGCGGACATCTGCGTCGGCAACAGCCAGCGTTTCGGCGTGCCGCTCGGTTTTGGCGGTCCGCACGCGGCGTTCATGGCCGTCAAAGATGCGCTGAAGCGCCGCCTGCCGGGCAGATTGATCGGTGTCTCGAAGGATGCGTCAGGGAAGCCCGCCTATCGCCTTTCACTGCAAACGCGTGAGCAGCACATCCGCCGTGAAAAGGCCACCAGCAACATCTGCACGGCTCAGGTCTTGCTCGCGGTCATGGCGTCGATGTATGCGGTGTATCACGGCCCGCAGGGTCTCAAGACCATCGCCCAGCGCGTGCATGGCGCCGCGGCATGGCTCGCGGGAGAACTCCTGCACGCGGGCCTCGACGTGCTCAGCGACGATTTTTTCGACACCATCAGCGTGCGAGTGCGCAATGCCGACGACGTGCTCAAGCGTGCCCTCCTTTTCGGCATCAACCTGCGCAAGATCAACGACACCATCGTCGGTGTGGCGCTCGACGAATGCGTGCGTGCGGAAGAACTGCTCAACCTGCTCACAGCCTTCGGCATTTCCAAGCCGCAGCAGCCTCCAGCGCTCGATGACGAACGTCCTCTGCATTGCTCCGCTCTGCATCACCGCAGTTCCGCCTACCTGACGCATCCGGTGTTCAACTCGTATCACTCCGAAACGGAGATGATGCGTTACCTGCATCGTCTGGAGTCCAAAGACATCGCGCTCAATCGCAGCATGATCCCGCTCGGTTCATGCACGATGAAACTCAACGCCGCTGCGGAGATGATGCCGCTGAGCTGGCCGGAGGTGAACGGGTTGCATCCCTTCTGCCCGCACGACCAGTCCGAGGGCTATCGCACGATGTCTGGCGATCTGGAGGCATGGCTGGCCGAATGCACCGGCTTCGATGCCGTCTCGCTTCAGCCAAACGCGGGTTCGCAGGGCGAATACGCGGGTCTTCTCGCAATCAAACGCTTCCACGCCTCGCGCGGCGAGGATCATCGCGATGTCTGCCTCATCCCAACCTCCGCGCACGGCACGAATCCCGCCAGTGCCGTGATGTGCGGCTTCAAAGTGGTGCCTGTCTTGTGCGATGACCATGGCAACGTCGCTCTGGGTGATCTCAAAGCGAAGCTGGAGGCCAACAAAGACAAGGTGGCTGCGTTGATGGTCACCTATCCTTCGACACACGGCGTGTTCGAGGAGTCCATCGTCGAAATCTGCCGCCTCGTGCATGATTACGGCGGCCAGGTTTATATGGACGGGGCGAACATGAACGCGCAGGTCGGGCTGACCTCGCCCGGGCGTATTGGCGCGGATGTCTGCCATCTCAATTTGCACAAAACCTTCTGCATTCCGCATGGCGGCGGCGGACCGGGCGTCGGGCCCATTGCTGTGGTGGCTCACCTTCGCCCGCATCTGCCAGGGCATCACACATGGGCGGAAGGCCGCCGCGAAGGCGCCGTGTGCTCCGCTCCGTGGGGCAGCGCCAGCATCTGCACGATTTCGTGGATGTATGTCGCCATGATGGGGCCGCGCCTCACCGAGGCGACGAAGGTCGCCATCCTGAACGCCAACTACGTCGCCAAGAAGCTCGAGGCGAACTTCCCCACGCTCTACAAAGGCACGAATGGCCTCGTCGCGCACGAGTGCATCCTCGACTTCAGTCATTTCCACAAAGTCACCGTGGAAGATGTGGCGAAGCGTCTCATGGACTTCGGCTATCACGCGCCCACGATGAGCTGGCCCGTCGCTGGAACGCTCATGATCGAACCCACGGAAAGCGAGAGCAAAGCCGAGCTGGACCGCTTCTGTGATGCGATGCAGTGCATCCATGCCGAGATGATCGGAGTCGAAAGCAGCCAGTATCACGCCACCGACAACACGCTCAAGCAGGCTCCGCACACCGCCGCCTTCGTCATGAAAAGTGACTGGCCTCACGCCTACACCCGCGAAGCCGCCGCCTTCCCGCTGCCCTGGGTCCAGGACGACAAATACTGGCCGCCCGTTTCACGCATCGACAACGTCTATGGTGACCGCCACCTCATCTGCACCTGTGTGAGTGTGGAAGAAGCGGCTGCAAGTTGA
- a CDS encoding aspartyl/asparaginyl beta-hydroxylase domain-containing protein — protein MPPEASFPVAAVPVGFELKPIDAYHRRHRTFPARGLLERITNWLQDIVETVIAHCSLHGDPPIYDSRQFPWVTQIEADWTKVRAELDAVMQYRDAMPSFQDIVKEVGMIQGDDQWKTFFLKGIGMDCEQNARNCPETMKVLGMIPGCTTGFFSILSPRKHIPHHRGPWAGVLRLHLGLMVPEPRHECRIRIADQVYAWQEGKAVIFDDTYNHEVWNDTDGYRVVLFVDFARPLRWPLNWLNHWIMNLAALAPFLREAKGKQKASEKKFWALFGK, from the coding sequence ATGCCACCCGAAGCTTCATTTCCTGTCGCTGCTGTTCCCGTCGGTTTTGAACTCAAGCCGATCGATGCCTACCACCGTCGCCATCGCACCTTTCCGGCCAGGGGCCTGCTGGAGCGGATCACCAACTGGCTGCAAGACATCGTCGAGACCGTCATCGCGCACTGTTCGCTCCATGGCGATCCGCCGATCTATGACTCCCGGCAGTTTCCGTGGGTGACGCAGATCGAGGCCGACTGGACCAAGGTGCGCGCGGAACTCGATGCGGTGATGCAATACCGCGACGCGATGCCGAGCTTCCAGGACATTGTCAAAGAAGTCGGCATGATCCAGGGCGATGACCAGTGGAAGACTTTCTTCCTGAAGGGGATTGGCATGGACTGCGAGCAAAACGCCCGCAACTGCCCGGAGACGATGAAGGTGCTGGGCATGATTCCCGGCTGCACGACTGGCTTCTTCTCGATCCTGTCGCCCCGGAAGCACATCCCGCATCATCGCGGTCCGTGGGCGGGTGTTTTACGCTTGCACCTCGGCCTGATGGTGCCGGAACCTCGTCATGAGTGCCGCATTCGCATCGCCGACCAAGTTTATGCCTGGCAGGAGGGCAAGGCGGTGATTTTTGACGACACCTACAATCACGAGGTCTGGAATGACACCGACGGCTACCGCGTCGTGCTGTTCGTTGATTTCGCCCGTCCGCTGCGCTGGCCGCTGAACTGGCTGAACCACTGGATCATGAACCTGGCAGCGCTGGCTCCCTTTTTGCGTGAAGCCAAGGGCAAGCAAAAAGCCTCGGAGAAAAAGTTTTGGGCGTTGTTTGGCAAGTGA
- the gcvH gene encoding glycine cleavage system protein GcvH → MSNVPDNLRYRDSHEWIDPMQDPAPVGITDHAQAELTDVVFVDPPKLGTQVSAGQQVCVIESVKAASDIYAPVSGEIVAVNETLSNDPGLLNRDPYLGGWIFKIKPSNSAEADALMNAEAYRKHIG, encoded by the coding sequence ATGAGCAACGTCCCTGACAACCTCCGCTACCGCGACTCCCACGAATGGATCGACCCCATGCAAGATCCGGCTCCTGTCGGCATCACCGATCACGCGCAGGCCGAACTGACCGATGTGGTCTTCGTTGATCCGCCGAAACTGGGCACCCAGGTCAGCGCCGGCCAGCAGGTCTGTGTGATTGAGTCCGTGAAGGCTGCCAGTGACATTTATGCTCCGGTTTCGGGCGAAATCGTGGCGGTCAACGAGACGCTCAGCAACGATCCCGGCCTCCTCAATCGCGACCCTTACCTCGGCGGCTGGATCTTCAAGATCAAGCCCTCGAACTCTGCCGAGGCAGATGCTTTGATGAACGCCGAGGCGTATCGCAAGCACATCGGCTAA
- the gcvT gene encoding glycine cleavage system aminomethyltransferase GcvT, translating to MSDPAPLRRTPLHAVHVEMGARMVPFAGWDMPVQYTGIVEEHKVVRQSVGVFDISHMGQFIVSGKGAEAFLNRVLTNNINSLQPGQGQYTLLLNKKGGVIDDLIAYRTSEREFFLVVNASRIDADWEHLESQLTKDDDVMMANASDFTAGLAIQGPKAREVAAAVFGSAGSFPEHNTILVTMTDNGPMWLCGTGYTGEEGFEFFMPAEIAETWFRKIVDAVKAAGGVPCGLGARDTLRLEMGYPLNGNDLSEDRTPLQAGLGFFVDLDKGDFTGREALVAQKAAGLPDKLAAFRMTGVAPPPRPHYPVAHAGQIVGEVCSGTQSPSLSAGIGMAYVPLNAAAIGTTLEIEIRGRRFPAEVVKKPFYRKPSL from the coding sequence ATGTCCGACCCCGCCCCGCTCCGCCGCACCCCATTGCACGCCGTGCATGTCGAAATGGGCGCGCGCATGGTGCCCTTTGCCGGCTGGGACATGCCGGTTCAATACACAGGCATCGTCGAAGAGCACAAGGTCGTGCGGCAGAGCGTCGGCGTGTTCGACATCTCGCATATGGGCCAGTTCATCGTGAGCGGGAAAGGCGCGGAAGCCTTCCTGAACCGGGTACTGACCAACAACATCAACTCACTCCAACCAGGCCAGGGCCAGTACACACTGCTCCTCAACAAAAAGGGCGGTGTGATCGACGATCTGATCGCCTACCGCACCAGCGAGCGCGAGTTTTTCCTCGTGGTGAATGCCTCGCGCATCGACGCGGACTGGGAGCACCTCGAATCCCAGCTCACAAAGGATGATGATGTGATGATGGCCAACGCGAGTGACTTCACCGCCGGTCTGGCCATCCAGGGACCGAAAGCCCGCGAGGTGGCGGCTGCGGTTTTTGGCAGTGCCGGTTCGTTTCCTGAGCACAACACGATTCTCGTCACGATGACCGACAACGGTCCGATGTGGCTGTGCGGCACCGGCTACACGGGCGAGGAGGGATTTGAGTTTTTCATGCCCGCCGAAATTGCCGAAACGTGGTTCCGCAAAATCGTGGATGCTGTGAAAGCCGCAGGCGGCGTGCCTTGCGGACTCGGCGCACGCGACACCCTGCGTCTTGAAATGGGCTATCCTCTCAATGGCAACGATCTCTCCGAAGATCGCACGCCGTTGCAGGCCGGGCTTGGGTTCTTCGTCGATCTCGACAAGGGCGATTTCACGGGCCGTGAAGCCTTGGTGGCTCAAAAAGCCGCCGGATTGCCAGACAAACTCGCCGCCTTCCGCATGACCGGTGTCGCGCCGCCGCCGCGTCCGCATTACCCCGTGGCGCATGCCGGTCAGATCGTCGGCGAAGTGTGCAGCGGCACGCAATCGCCCAGTCTCTCAGCCGGAATCGGCATGGCTTATGTGCCTTTGAATGCTGCGGCGATCGGCACCACCCTCGAAATCGAAATCCGTGGCCGCCGCTTTCCTGCCGAGGTGGTGAAAAAGCCGTTTTACCGCAAGCCTTCTCTTTAA